One genomic region from Sciurus carolinensis chromosome 2, mSciCar1.2, whole genome shotgun sequence encodes:
- the Sstr1 gene encoding somatostatin receptor type 1 translates to MFPNGTASSSSSPSPSPGSCGAGGCGRGPGAGSADGMEEPGRNASQNGTLSEGQGSAILISFIYSVVCLVGLCGNSMVIYVILRYAKMKTATNIYILNLAIADELLMLSVPFLVTSTLLRHWPFGALLCRLVLSVDAVNMFTSIYCLTVLSVDRYVAVVHPIKAARYRRPTVAKVVNLGVWVLSLLVILPIVVFSRTAANSDGTVACNMLMPEPAQRWLVGFVLYTFLMGFLLPVGAICLCYVLIIAKMRMVALKAGWQQRKRSERKITLMVMMVVMVFVICWMPFYVVQLVNVFAEQDDATVSQLSVILGYANSCANPILYGFLSDNFKRSFQRILCLSWMDNAAEEPVDYYATALKSRAYSVEDFQPENLESGGVFRNGTCTSRITTL, encoded by the coding sequence ATGTTCCCCAATGGCAccgcctcctcttcctcctctcctagCCCCAGCCCGGGCAGCTGCGGCGCAGGCGGCTGCGGCAGGGGCCCCGGGGCTGGCTCTGCGGACGGCATGGAGGAGCCGGGGCGAAACGCATCCCAGAACGGGACCTTAAGCGAGGGCCAGGGGAGCGCAATCCTCATCTCTTTCATCTACTCCGTGGTGTGTCTGGTGGGGCTGTGTGGGAACTCCATGGTCATCTACGTGATCCTGCGCTACGCCAAAATGAAGACGGCCACCAACATCTACATCCTAAACCTGGCCATTGCTGATGAGCTGCTCATGCTCAGCGTGCCCTTTTTGGTCACCTCCACGTTGTTGCGCCACTGGCCTTTCGGTGCGCTGCTCTGCCGCCTCGTGCTCAGTGTGGATGCGGTCAACATGTTCACCAGCATCTACTGTCTGACAGTGCTCAGTGTGGACCGTTATGTGGCCGTGGTGCACCCTATCAAAGCAGCCCGCTATCGCCGCCCCACAGTGGCCAAAGTGGTGAACCTGGGAGTGTGGGTGCTATCTCTGCTTGTCATCTTGCCCATTGTGGTCTTCTCACGCACCGCGGCCAACAGCGATGGCACGGTGGCCTGCAACATGCTCATGCCTGAGCCTGCCCAGCGCTGGTTGGTGGGCTTCGTGTTGTACACATTTCTCATGGGCTTCCTGCTGCCCGTCGGGGCCATCTGCCTGTGCTATGTGCTCATCATTGCCAAGATGCGCATGGTGGCCCTCAAGGCCGGCTGGCAACAGCGCAAACGCTCTGAGCGCAAGATCACTTTAATGGTGATGATGGTCGTGATGGTGTTTGTCATCTGCTGGATGCCTTTTTACGTGGTGCAGCTGGTCAACGTGTTTGCTGAGCAGGACGACGCCACCGTGAGCCAGTTGTCAGTGATCCTTGGCTACGCCAACAGCTGCGCCAACCCCATTCTTTATGGTTTCCTCTCGGACAACTTCAAGCGCTCTTTCCAGCGCATCCTGTGCCTCAGCTGGATGGACAACGCTGCGGAGGAGCCGGTCGATTACTACGCCACTGCCCTCAAGAGCAGAGCCTACAGCGTCGAGGACTTTCAGCCTGAGAACCTGGAGTCGGGCGGCGTCTTTCGTAATGGCACCTGTACTTCCCGGATCACGACACTTTGA